The Sebastes umbrosus isolate fSebUmb1 chromosome 1, fSebUmb1.pri, whole genome shotgun sequence genome includes the window acgctgttcagactcagactccaacacaaactacacggaagcaccaaaaccataaagttatatctagtgaagcccgtctgttaaacagtgtcaactcttcctgctccagccccccgaccacggccagaagacacaggggagaccgtagctttgatCTCCAGGgtcagagtctctgctgtgctctgctcctctgcctgcctgccttcagtcacacaccgcgcgcTTTCTCGCGCTCTGCTCTTACGtacatgcgtgcacactacacactgcagaagagttcgtagttctgagaatatctagtgaatgaacagtggacgtttgtgcagaaataaatgctgcagctcctccagaccaacagaggttttccgtgtcttgtgaagtgacggggctccgcagcgagaaacgttatcgtctctgaccgggtaccggtgtcttccctgttccctccggccgtggtcgggaggctgaaacaggaaaagccaacagtaggatcagcagtgattcatggagagacctctgGAGAGactgtctggtcagctaacattactgccaagcaggtgaaatatagagtgatattgtggttttagctgacgtgtgtcgcctcactgttttgagcgatgctcgttcatgacTATTTAGAGCGTGCACAAGCaagaacccgacgctgactttcgttgatttaacggccacaggtgtcgctgttaacaagcaattctgaaagttacaaatagtccctttaatgtttgacattctcctcctcagtgtgtcctctcccacagagggagacagaagaTAACAAGGGACTCTGAACTGAACTCCAATGGACGACATATCTAAACTGgaattatttcacaaaaaacaatgaGGAAAAATACAGATGTCTTGAGCCAActaaatccaaaataaatagGAGATAATCACTGAATGAGTAGCTGTTATCCAAAATTACTCAGTTTCAGCGGCCAGGGAATGCCACTATTTGGGACTCAGTAGTGGTGGTTAAAATAAGGTCTAAAATAAGTATTTTCTTTGCATAAAAGTGAGTCTAATTGATGACAACAGGTGAAAGATGTTATGTTATTTACATTGCAGTAAGTTCAGTAAGTTCATGCATATTTGACAAACAAACCATGTCATCTGAATGAATGTTTGACATTCTCCTCCTCAGTGTGTCCACTCCCACAGAGGGCGTCACACATTGCAGAAAGAAGAGGATAAGGGACTCTGAACTGAACTCCCATGGGTGACATATCTAAACTGGAAttatttcacaagaaacaaggaGGAAAAATACAGATGTCTTGAGCCAaccaaatccaaaataaatatgATCTGAATTTCCTGTTGACTGCCAGGAAATGCCACTATTTGGGACTAATACTGTTTATTTTTCCGACCTTTGACACATTTGTTCTTATCATTGATGAAATCCACATTGTTAATCTGCGCTTTGGGAACCTGTTTGTGACTCATTCTCTGCTGGTATCCGTGCTGtccctcctccagcagcaggactgcAGGACTTCATTCCGGTAATCGGTGCGTATGGAGACCATAATAAGTTCTGCGTCTTTTGCGCGCAGCAGCTCCATGTCTTTGGATCGGATCCTAAAATAACTCAGACACAACAACAGACACTACTTCTACCTCTGTCTGTTTGGACATAAAACATGCGAACGCTTAAATCTTGGGTGTCTCAGTCGGTGCCACACAAACTCAAACATTGAGACGCGTCTCTCCAGCCGAGCGCACctcactcttcctcctcttccagcagcagcagcagcatcagcgaTCATCATCATGCCTAACGGACTCTACATCGGTATGGAGGTGGTGATCGCCGTGTCGTCGGTGATCGGTAACGTGATGGTGGTGTGGGCTGTGCGTATTAACCGCTCTCTGAGAGACACCACGTTTTGTTTCATCGTCTCCTTGGCCTTGGCTGACATTGCAGTGGGAGCTCTGGTCATCCCTCTCGCCATCGCGGTCCACATGGAGTTCCAGGCGCACTTCTACAGCTGCCTGCTGGTCGCCTGCACGATGCTCGTGCTCACTCAGAGCTCCATCCTGGCGCTGCTGGCCATCGCCATCGACCGATACCTGAGAGTCAAGATACCCATGAGGTAGGCCTAAAGGTGAATTATTATACTTCACAATATCTTATGTTGTCATTTACCAGAAAGAagcctttgtgtctttgtgtctggaACCAAGCTGCTCCACCTGAGCTGGCTGGAGCAGGGTTTTCATTTCAGCTCCAGCACCAGAAATGACTGTAATGGTGTCTCATTATTTTAATAGGTTTACCTTAATTTAAGGGGCTACATTAATCTGCTTTGACATATCAGTAATATCTCTACTGGAAGCCACAGTGTGCCATtgaaaaaacaaagacattttaaacaGCTTTTAATATAAGTTCAAATAATATTTAGACTTATTGATTCATTATTTATCCTTCAACTCCTTCAGAGTACACCTCCAACACATAATGTTACGTATGACTTTTGAAGAATtttgtatgaatgtgaaatttatatatgtttggaaaatttgaatgttataagtgtaacacaaatatgatgttgtatatagtatgtatgtgataaattaatgtacttgatttcagaccccaggaagactagctggtgccattggtatcagctaatggggaccctttttaaataaataaataaatctctcCTGGAAGCTGCAGTGGAAAGTCAATGAAGACGTTTTTATAAAAAGCTTTTTTAATATAAGTTCAAATAATATTTAGATTTaataaattcattatttattcgTGCATTTATTCTTCTACTCCTCAAGAGTACACATAATGTTACCCCAAATATAAGCTGTAAACTATAACAAAGTAATACACTTATAAAAAGATATcttaaattaataatatctttgtgtcatttaCTAGAAAGAagcctttgtgtctttgtgtctggaGCCAAGCTGCTCCACCAGAGCTGGCTGGAGCAGGGTTTTCATTTCAGCTCCAGCACCAGAAATGACTGTAATatgtacactgttaagaatttcccagtaaaataacagtaaagaactggcagcagggttgcctttatgttactgtaaaattaacattattatactgtcgctgaaatttacagctttgtactgttaatgaaaaatacagtttgaactgttttttttttttttttataaatttcacagtattttacagttaatttaaagatgttgttgctgtttaaagatacattatatagctgtttttccacctttcttttacattatgttactgatttgttttaatgcactatttaagttgtattttttacatacatttattaaacattattttttgcctagatgaatagacttagcagattacagacataggaatagtcacactaaatacaattaaaggcacttgttaggaaaaaggctataatagacttgttgacacttttcccaaaatgtctgtctctagctggctacaagcacagaatgcaaaccagaacaacatgtgagtgaagaacaataaagctaattcactgattttacaatcatgtacaatgtacaagcctcacatgtgcagatcaggtcccagaattaaaaaaatactgcatgaaactgttactgatactttagacagttgatcagcagtaaagtgctgttttttaagaatgcattatagttcagttaaaaaacggccttttagcgtaatttaacaggttttcttttgtattaacagtaaagcactgtttttagcaataacaggttaatattgttgaaatcctgctgtaaattaacagcaattgtttacagtgtagagtAATGGTGtctcattatttttaataagtTTACCTTAATTCAAGGGGGCTACATTAATCTGCTTTGACATATCAGTAATATCTCTATTGGAAGCTATACAGAGGAAAGACAATGAAGACAGTTTTATAAACAGCTTtttaagatagatagatagatagatagatagatagatagatagatcttaGTGTCCAGGCCTGTTCGGCACTGTTAAAGCTGTTGATTTTAACATCAGCGGGGAGGCCAGCTGTTTTCCAGCCTGagctaaacatgcagaagaaacATGTGGAGGTCATAAATGTTGTACCTCTTTCTTTACTCCTTCTGATCTGGTTTGTTAATAACTAACTTGATGGTAAACTTGCATTTCTGTTGCATGGTAACAGAGATTTTCAAATTAATCAGTTAGCACTCCTCTTGCTTTACCCATAATTTTGAAAACTCTAAGTTTCCACTTCAAGTTGGCTAATTGGACAATGAGCCTGGACAAGAATGCATGATTGGTCAATAGGCTCATGGTGGCTGGTTGATGGATTGCGTAATTTCTCAAGCTGGCAACAAACGCACACAtagaaacatgcacacacacacactgcactctGTCACTCAGAGGACAATAACACACTGGTTGCAGTGAGGACACTACACaggaacaataaaaaaagatattgtgTAGTATGATCTCAATATTATCGGCTTAACAGTTATTTATCAGTGTGCTGCTGCAGGGTTTCTCAGctcttttcatcacaaacagTACTGGATGTGGTGACCGGACAAATATCTCacatttttcaaattcaaaACAGGATAAACGGGACAACTTTGTGTAGCACGTAAAGAATAGTGTATTGtgattagggttgtcaatcaattaaagtatttaatcgcgattaattgcatgattgtccatagttaatcacgattaatcgcaactTAATCatacatcttttatctgttcaaaatgtacagagggagatttttcaagtatttaatactcttatcaacatgggagtgggcagatatgctgctttatgcaaatgtatgtatatatttattactggaaatcaattaacaacacaaaacaatgacaaatattgagcagaaaccctcacaggtactgcattttattcatgacaaactcaagcccaacaggcaacaacagctgttagtgtgtcagtgtgctgacttgactatgacttgccccgaactgcatgtaattatcataaagtgggcatgtctgtaaaggggagactcgtgggtacccatagaacccatttttattcacatatcttgaggtcagaggtcaaaggacccctttgaaaatggccatgccagtttttccttgccaaaatctagcgtaagtttggagcgttatttagcctccttcacaacaagatagtatgacatggttggtaccaatggatccagattcatgctttaaaactgagcctgctgaAACCTTAGAAAGATCagtgaaagaaattagtggtgttaaaacaaatttgcgttaacgcactgctatcacgttaactttgacagccctaattgtaatGATTATAAATATACGTTTAAATCATAATCTGTATCAGGTCATACGATATTTCTCCTCAGGATTGGCAGAAAACGTCTGGTGCTCCCtcacaaagaaaacacaaatcagAGAAAATGTACTTCCATCTCACTGCTGATCCATTTTAGCCAGATACTCCCATCTGGACATGTTCAAATTTTAAACACCGGTGAATTTCATTTTACTATCTCGTGCTCCGTGATAATGTCAGCCAGAAATGGAGTCCCCCTCCCTAAACCACCCCTGGGACTCTACAGGGACACAGTTAAACAGGCACTGATTGCTTTTTATAGCAGAGGTGGTTTGAAAGCACACTGTCATGATAAGGGTGGCGTGTCTGTGATTTGAAAATCTCCAAAGTATTGTTATTGCACTTAGCTGGAAGATGGGATTTAGCAGGTGGAAATCCCTCAGGAGAGCCGAGATAGATGGAGGGCAGTAGAGTCTAGTCGGACAGCTGATCTGTATGCAGCCAGACAGCCGAGCCTTAAAAGCAGCTGGACAGAGCGTTGTAAAGATAAAAGCTGTCGTCACATATGGGAATACCTACTCCAGACTCCCTTTAAACATCCTTTGAGTATTCATTCATACGTCCTGTGTTGTGTCTGACTCACCCTGGCTGAactcctgagtgtgtgtgtgttttatgtgacaGAGTGAAAGGCGAGAAAGAGTAAATGAGGGGAAAGAAAATATGAGTTTGGCTCGGGCATATAGCTCGGTGTGTTTCTGGGTTGGCGTTAGTGAGGTTAGCCAGGGAGCAGGCATGataagaagaagagagaaaaaatgtgCTTCACATGTGCAagcgagtgagagagtgagagtttaTTTAGCCACCTCTGTCGTCTGATTCAGTCAGCACATGACTCTTTAGAAACAAAGGTTGAGTTACGAAAATCAACAGCTCAGTTGACCACAGGAATCTTTCATGTCCGCTCGACAATGACTAATTCATGGGCCTGTCCAATAGCAGACCATTGTGTGGGAGAGACAGGGCTGGTGACATCCTAAGAACTGCAGTACGTTATGTTAGGCAACGACTCCCACAGTTTTCTGAACAGCAGAGATGTCTTGCTTGTGTGTGCTTTACAGAATTGACTCCTTCGAGTTTTAATACTTCTTGCAATATATAGCGTCATTTTCTCTGTGACTCTCCGTTATTGGTGACCATCCGAGGAGCACATGAATGCACCATTAGCCTGTCGTACTGTCCGTCTAGACTCAGTCTGATTCAGTCGGTCCTCGTTCGTTTATTCAGTGCCGTTGGGCCCGTGTACGCCGCTTCCTATGTTTTGAGCAACTGCACCACCATACCAGGCAGCGTAAGCTGTTCCCTATGATAAACAGCGAGTGGGCGAGTGGGAAAAGTCTGGGAAAAGTCTGGGATACCTGAACACTCGATCCATTCGGCAGGCTGACCCGGTACATACCTGACACTAAAAAGAGTagttcaaaaatatttttttaatatattttgcacaTCACTAGATGAAAGTAGCTCAGTGGCACATGGGGCAAAACAAGTTTGACTTCCACGTATAAAATAACCCgcatcttccggcgatcttccgcatcccatagagcaggcgcactagcatttcctttaactctgcctcccagccctcagtctcaggctcattcacatgaacggaggaaagaAAATTAacttcagctattagtgcatttttaaaacttttaggacctaacgATTAAAATAAGGTCTGGGCAAGTGTTCGTAAGTTGCCTCAATTCATAAGAgcctcaattaaaaaaaataaatagggtgacattttttttttttttatgaaaaccATAATCTGTGTAGCAGAGGGTAAATTCGTAGGCAATAAAACACACCACTGCTCAGTTCAACACACTCAAGGGTTTTGTTGCTACTGCCTTACAttgtctggtatgaccagtagcttatggtTACAAAATATTAGATAATGTTAGCAAACTTGAGCTAGATATTGCTCTATAAGCCAGTTTGTTGACTTTATGACTCTTTTCCGCTTTTGCTACTGTTGCTCTATGTTTTAGCATTCACCATTATCCTGTAATTGTCACTTGGGGTAACAGTAGAGTTACATAGTCGTGCTTTAAGAGTTGAAACAACATCCCAAGATAGAATCGCTTATATTATGGTTTCACAAAGGGTATTTGTTGTAAATTGTTTTGCAGAGATTTATATGTTGTATTGGATTGAATTAAAAACAAGATCTTCTCCTTTGTTGCCGTAGCTACAAGCGGGTGGTGACCCCTCGGCGAGCTGGCACGGCCGTGTTATTATGTTGGCTGGTGTCCATCATAGTGGGCCTCACGCCCATGTTGGGTTGGAATAACCTGCAGTTACTCCGCGACAATGGCTCCCTGATCACCGATGACCTCTTGGTGACCTGTGAGTTTGAGACAGTCGTCAGCATGGACTACATGGTCTACTTCAACTTCTTCGGCTGGGTGCTGCCCCCTCTTCTCCTCATGCTGGCCATCTATGTGGAGATTTTCTACATGATCCACAAGCAGCTCAACAAGAAGGTGAGGTCTTCCTCTTCTTGAGATCGTTTTGTTTGATATGTAGTtaataaaagacatttattttggtAATAAAACAGACTTAATGTGAACTGATGCTAATGTAACCGGGCTCAGCTCTAGCGCACTAAATCTATACGCTGACGATGTTCTCCTTTATCTCTCTGTAGGTGACAGCTAGCCACACAGACCCCAGTCGTTACTATGGAAAGGAGCTCAAGCTAGCCAAGTCGCTCGCCCTCGTTCTTTTCCTCTTCGCGGTCAGCTGGCTCCCTCTACACATCCTCAACTGCATCACCCTCTTTTGCCCTACCTGTGACAAGCCGATGTTCCTCATTTACATCGCCATCATCCTCACCCACGGCAACTCGGCCGTCAACCCCATCGTGTACGCTTTCCGCATCAAGAAATTCCGCACAGCGTTCCGGAAAATCTGGAAACAGTACTTTCTTTGTCAGGATCCAGTCGGTCGGCTTCCTCAAAGAGGGAGCCAGAGAGGACAGAGCCATgagaggaggctgaggcagaacgatgacgatgatgatgatgtgtgacCCTTGGCAACTAATTGGATTGCTGTGTAACTGTTAAGTTTCACTCCACTGATTCACAGAATGGGAAAGACTCTGGCTTTATTTTCACGCTTGAGGGATTACTGGTCGAAACAGCCTTAATGGCATCGCAGAATGTCAAAGGGATGAAAGAGATGAGGGAACTCCATCGTGGACTGACTGATTTCCTCCATCCAACACACCCTCAGAGGGCAGGATGACCAATCAGCATGGAGACGGGATAAACATCCTATATCAGACTttgatttaaataatgtttatttctccACTGGCTAACAAAATGAAGATGTTGCCGTACAAGTTAAGGGGCTTCTCATCAGTTTTCAGCACCAACCTGTTGAACTTGAATCAGTAAGTGTATATCTGTAGCACATGCGGTACAAGAGTAGTGTATGCTGAATTGTATCTTTTGACCTGAATTAAAACTCATGGCCTTTTTTATGTGAATGATCTCAAAAAGTTAAGCATCGTATTATGGGCTACATTTATAGTACATGCTTAGTTCTGTGGCCTTAAGGACAGAAAATCCAATGAAGAGGAACTAAGACATTGTGTTGATAGTGTGAATCTGGTGGTGGGCAAGCAGGAAGTTTGCGCAACCAGCTTGGTGCTTTGACCAGTACACAGGATGTGCTGTATGCTGGCTGGATGGATGAAAAAAAGTAGAACTGACTCACTTGGAATTAAAACCCAGGACCTCTTTGTGCGATGAGCGTCTGGTTTGAGTTGCGCAGTAACTCATGAGACTCACTGCCCATTCAGATGTGTGGTGCAATCCAACGCATGTGAAGGCTGTTT containing:
- the LOC119491893 gene encoding adenosine receptor A1-like, translating into MPNGLYIGMEVVIAVSSVIGNVMVVWAVRINRSLRDTTFCFIVSLALADIAVGALVIPLAIAVHMEFQAHFYSCLLVACTMLVLTQSSILALLAIAIDRYLRVKIPMSYKRVVTPRRAGTAVLLCWLVSIIVGLTPMLGWNNLQLLRDNGSLITDDLLVTCEFETVVSMDYMVYFNFFGWVLPPLLLMLAIYVEIFYMIHKQLNKKVTASHTDPSRYYGKELKLAKSLALVLFLFAVSWLPLHILNCITLFCPTCDKPMFLIYIAIILTHGNSAVNPIVYAFRIKKFRTAFRKIWKQYFLCQDPVGRLPQRGSQRGQSHERRLRQNDDDDDDV